From one uncultured Paludibacter sp. genomic stretch:
- a CDS encoding putative anthranilate synthase component II (Evidence 3 : Putative function from multiple computational evidences) gives MKILIFDNYDSFTYNLVHAVKKLGFTDVEVHRNDKIALEDIERFDKIILSPGPGIPSESGILLDVIRTYASSKSILGVCLGEQAIAEAFEGTLINLPEVFHGVSTKINVIADDILFYDMLSTLEVGRYHSWAVSKENLPDCLQITAIDENGMIMALKHKTYDVRGVQFHPESILTPEGEDMLKNWLKA, from the coding sequence ATGAAAATATTAATTTTCGATAATTACGATTCGTTTACATACAATTTGGTTCACGCAGTAAAAAAACTGGGTTTTACTGATGTTGAAGTACACAGAAACGATAAAATTGCATTGGAAGATATTGAAAGATTTGATAAAATCATTCTTTCTCCCGGACCTGGAATTCCCTCAGAATCAGGTATTTTATTGGATGTTATAAGAACTTACGCTTCTTCTAAAAGCATTCTTGGCGTTTGTTTGGGTGAACAAGCCATTGCTGAAGCTTTTGAAGGAACATTAATTAACTTACCCGAAGTTTTTCATGGTGTAAGCACCAAAATCAACGTCATTGCCGACGATATTTTGTTTTATGATATGCTTTCTACGCTTGAAGTTGGGAGATATCATTCTTGGGCGGTTTCAAAAGAAAATCTACCTGATTGTTTACAAATAACGGCAATTGATGAAAATGGAATGATTATGGCGCTGAAACATAAAACTTACGATGTGCGTGGCGTACAGTTTCATCCGGAATCCATTCTGACTCCCGAAGGAGAAGATATGCTAAAGAATTGGTTAAAAGCTTAG
- the trpC gene encoding Indole-3-glycerol phosphate synthase, with product MTILDKIIAEKKIEISERKKATSISDFEKEFYFERNCISLKNNLLQSKSGIIAEFKRKSPSKGWIKENADVLEITSGYYTNGASGISILTDLPFFGGTPEDLISMRPNVNCPILRKDFIIDEYQLYEAKAMGADVILLIAAALSISETKNLAKIAKSLGLEVLLEIHNQEELNHINDFVDIVGVNNRNLKTFEVNLQISKDLATLIPERFVKISESGISNSESVKELRKYGFQGFLMGENFMKDENPAESLKEFISEVAP from the coding sequence ATGACTATTCTCGACAAAATAATTGCTGAAAAAAAAATAGAGATATCAGAAAGGAAAAAGGCAACATCCATCTCCGATTTTGAAAAAGAGTTTTATTTTGAAAGAAATTGCATTTCATTAAAAAACAATTTATTACAATCAAAATCGGGAATAATTGCTGAGTTTAAGAGAAAATCTCCCTCCAAAGGTTGGATAAAAGAAAATGCCGATGTTTTGGAAATTACTAGTGGATATTACACAAACGGCGCATCAGGAATCTCTATTTTGACCGATTTACCTTTTTTTGGCGGAACTCCCGAAGATTTAATTTCAATGCGCCCGAATGTGAATTGTCCGATTTTGCGTAAAGATTTTATCATTGATGAATATCAGCTTTATGAAGCAAAAGCAATGGGCGCCGATGTAATTTTGCTTATTGCAGCTGCTTTGAGTATTTCCGAAACAAAGAATCTGGCAAAAATCGCAAAATCACTTGGATTGGAAGTCTTGCTCGAAATACACAATCAGGAAGAGCTGAACCACATAAACGATTTTGTTGATATTGTTGGAGTAAATAATCGGAATTTAAAAACATTTGAAGTAAATTTGCAAATATCAAAAGATTTAGCCACTTTGATTCCCGAACGATTTGTAAAAATCAGCGAAAGTGGAATTTCAAATTCGGAATCAGTGAAAGAACTCAGAAAATACGGTTTTCAAGGCTTTTTGATGGGGGAAAACTTTATGAAGGACGAAAATCCTGCTGAAAGTTTGAAAGAATTTATAAGTGAAGTAGCCCCCTAA
- the trpD gene encoding Anthranilate phosphoribosyltransferase: MKQILNRLFEHQSLTRTEAAEVMTNIAAGKYNSEQIAAFISVFLMRSIELDEVIGFRDALLNTAVKVDLSEFNPVDIVGTGGDGKNTFNISTCACFVLAGAGYNVAKHGNYGATSVSGSSNVLEYYGAKFTNDADILKKSLEKSGFAYLHAPIFNPAMKNVAVIRKNLGVRTFFNVLGPLISPVRPQYQCLGTYNLKMMRLYNYIYQNLGVNYTIVHSLDGYDEISLTDTFKIINNSGEYVLSPKKVGMKKIAPSELFGGESVEDAAKIFINILENKATEAQINAVVINAAFAIQTICAEKTIEQCSQQAQETIKNGKAKMAFEKFIEAYS, encoded by the coding sequence ATGAAACAAATATTAAACAGACTTTTTGAACATCAATCACTTACGCGTACGGAAGCTGCTGAAGTGATGACAAATATTGCTGCTGGAAAATACAACAGCGAACAAATTGCAGCGTTTATCTCCGTTTTTTTAATGCGAAGCATTGAATTGGATGAAGTAATCGGATTTCGTGATGCTTTGCTTAATACTGCTGTAAAAGTGGATTTGAGTGAATTTAATCCTGTCGATATTGTAGGAACCGGTGGCGACGGCAAAAACACATTCAACATTTCTACGTGTGCGTGTTTTGTACTTGCCGGAGCCGGTTATAACGTTGCAAAACACGGAAATTACGGAGCAACTTCCGTAAGCGGTTCATCTAACGTATTGGAATATTACGGCGCAAAATTTACAAATGATGCTGATATTTTGAAAAAATCGTTAGAAAAAAGCGGTTTTGCTTATCTCCACGCTCCTATTTTCAATCCGGCTATGAAAAATGTGGCTGTTATTAGGAAAAATCTGGGTGTGCGTACATTTTTCAACGTACTTGGACCACTTATCAGTCCTGTTCGACCTCAATATCAATGTTTGGGAACGTACAATTTGAAAATGATGCGTTTATATAATTACATTTATCAAAATTTAGGTGTAAATTATACGATTGTTCACAGCTTGGACGGTTACGATGAAATTTCACTGACAGACACTTTCAAAATCATAAACAATAGTGGTGAATACGTTTTGTCGCCGAAAAAAGTGGGAATGAAAAAAATTGCTCCTTCAGAGCTTTTTGGAGGTGAAAGTGTAGAAGATGCTGCAAAAATTTTCATCAATATACTCGAAAATAAAGCAACCGAAGCACAAATCAATGCCGTTGTAATCAACGCTGCTTTTGCCATTCAAACTATTTGTGCTGAAAAAACTATTGAACAATGCTCGCAACAAGCACAGGAAACCATCAAAAACGGAAAAGCGAAAATGGCGTTTGAGAAATTCATAGAGGCGTATTCATAA